In Streptomyces sp. NBC_01707, a genomic segment contains:
- a CDS encoding NlpC/P60 family protein — translation MASHRRPKQPSRTRVTVLTATAAAAVALTSQAAHADPKPTKSEVKAKVDKLYHEAETATEKYSGAKEQQEKLEKQIGALQDKVARGQQELNTLRGGLGSLAAAQYRSGGIDPSVQLFLASDPDSFLDEASALDQLTAKQTESLEKIQEKQRSLAQQRKEAQDKLADLADVRKTLGENKKKFQGKLAEARSLLNTLTAAEREKMRQDDLRASRAAGDRVDLGNEVPASALGAAALQAAATQLNKPYVSGGTGPSSYDCSGLTQWAYAQAGAQITRTTYTQINQGTQIGRSALKPGDLVFFNNTAHVGLYAGNNTVLHAPKPGAVVRYESMNTIGSFQVGVRI, via the coding sequence GTGGCGTCCCACCGTCGTCCCAAGCAGCCGAGCCGCACCCGCGTGACCGTGCTCACCGCGACCGCCGCCGCGGCCGTTGCCCTGACCTCCCAGGCCGCCCACGCCGACCCCAAGCCGACCAAGAGTGAGGTCAAGGCGAAGGTCGACAAGCTCTACCACGAGGCGGAGACGGCCACCGAGAAGTACAGCGGGGCCAAGGAGCAGCAGGAGAAGCTCGAGAAGCAGATCGGCGCGCTGCAGGACAAGGTGGCCCGCGGTCAGCAGGAGCTCAACACGCTCCGCGGTGGCCTCGGTTCGCTCGCCGCCGCGCAGTACCGCTCCGGTGGCATCGACCCGTCCGTGCAGCTCTTCCTCGCCTCGGACCCGGACAGCTTCCTCGACGAGGCCTCGGCCCTCGACCAGCTGACGGCCAAGCAGACCGAGTCCCTGGAGAAGATCCAGGAGAAGCAGCGCTCCCTCGCGCAGCAGCGCAAGGAGGCCCAGGACAAGCTGGCCGACCTCGCGGACGTCCGCAAGACGCTCGGTGAGAACAAGAAGAAGTTCCAGGGCAAGCTCGCCGAGGCGCGGAGCCTGCTCAACACCCTGACGGCCGCCGAGCGCGAGAAGATGCGCCAGGACGACCTGCGGGCGAGCCGCGCCGCCGGTGACCGGGTCGACCTCGGCAACGAGGTCCCCGCCTCCGCCCTCGGCGCCGCCGCCCTCCAGGCCGCCGCCACCCAGCTCAACAAGCCGTACGTCTCCGGCGGTACCGGCCCCAGCTCGTACGACTGCTCGGGCCTGACCCAGTGGGCCTACGCCCAGGCCGGTGCGCAGATCACCCGCACCACGTACACCCAGATCAACCAGGGCACCCAGATAGGCCGCAGCGCCCTCAAGCCGGGCGACCTGGTCTTCTTCAACAACACGGCGCACGTGGGCCTGTACGCGGGCAACAACACCGTCCTGCACGCCCCGAAGCCGGGCGCGGTGGTCCGCTACGAGTCGATGAACACCATCGGCAGCTTCCAGGTCGGCGTGCGCATCTGA
- a CDS encoding NlpC/P60 family protein has product MVSHRRSTQPGVNRSVRITVLSAATAAAALGAATASAEPQDTPRTAKAEIDRLYGEAERATEQFNRAGEDAERLRGEVIRAQERAARDQEQINRLRTVVGSAAAAQYRAGSIDPSLALLLSSDPDSYLDRAATLDRLNVRRAGTLQKLQHARRGLAQARAEAARSLAGLGRDRAAAVRHKRTVEQKLERARQLLSSLPGADRAAFGRASRTGRDDVFPSMTDLPPGSSRAAAAVMAARHAVGRPYIWGANGPGGFDCSGLMQWAYAQAGVSLPRTSQAQRYAGRMVPLSMARPGDLVAYRSDASHIGMYVGDGQVIHAPYPGAPVRYDPVGMMPVSSVTRI; this is encoded by the coding sequence GTGGTGTCCCATCGCCGTTCCACACAGCCTGGCGTCAACCGGAGCGTCCGGATCACAGTCCTGTCGGCGGCGACCGCTGCCGCCGCACTCGGGGCGGCCACCGCGAGCGCCGAACCGCAGGACACCCCCCGGACCGCGAAGGCCGAGATCGACCGGTTGTACGGCGAGGCCGAGCGCGCCACCGAGCAGTTCAACAGGGCCGGGGAGGACGCCGAGCGGCTGCGCGGGGAGGTGATCCGGGCCCAGGAGCGGGCGGCGCGCGACCAGGAACAGATCAACCGGCTCCGCACCGTGGTCGGTTCGGCTGCCGCCGCGCAGTACCGCGCAGGCTCCATCGATCCCTCGCTCGCCCTGCTGCTCTCTTCGGACCCGGACAGCTACCTCGACCGGGCGGCCACCCTCGACCGGCTGAACGTCCGTCGGGCGGGCACTCTGCAGAAGCTCCAGCACGCCCGGCGCGGGCTCGCACAGGCCCGTGCGGAGGCTGCCCGCTCGCTGGCCGGCCTGGGGCGTGACCGGGCCGCCGCCGTCCGCCACAAACGGACCGTCGAGCAGAAGCTCGAGCGGGCCCGGCAGCTGCTGAGCTCACTGCCCGGCGCGGACCGCGCGGCCTTCGGCCGGGCCTCGCGCACCGGCCGTGACGACGTCTTCCCGAGCATGACGGATCTCCCGCCGGGTTCGTCCCGGGCAGCCGCCGCCGTGATGGCGGCCCGGCATGCCGTCGGACGCCCGTACATCTGGGGTGCCAACGGGCCTGGGGGGTTCGACTGCTCCGGGCTGATGCAGTGGGCGTACGCCCAGGCCGGTGTCAGCCTGCCGCGCACCTCCCAGGCCCAGCGGTACGCCGGACGCATGGTGCCGCTCTCCATGGCCCGCCCGGGCGACCTGGTCGCGTACCGGTCGGACGCCAGTCACATCGGGATGTACGTCGGCGACGGCCAGGTGATCCACGCCCCGTACCCGGGCGCCCCGGTCCGCTACGACCCGGTCGGCATGATGCCCGTCTCGTCGGTCACCCGTATCTGA
- a CDS encoding glycosyltransferase family 87 protein — protein sequence MTAAGGTGRFLAPVAVWTLTRAVLLLCVLKVITVPGPDVTSDVSMIYHGWSEVLKSGTYPQSDVTWQYPPVAALAILSPALLPFLDYTSAFFVLVCLCDALVLGLLLYAGRQAGGRTAGGWVWVAGVPLLGTTAYARYDVMVTAVAVAALLAGARHPRVLGALAAFGALLKVWPVLLLVGTARGEHTRRSWTAAAVTAAGLLVASAAAMPGALAFLGFQRDRGTEVESLGALVFHVARQFGWQGRVELNYGSLEFLGPHVPLVSTLALGLSLIACGWLVVWRLRARTTGASTTADAAFTAVLLFTTTSRVISPQYMLWLVGLAAVCLVFRSGRMGLPAGLVLAATGVTQLEFPLGFIHVVTSDATGVTLMFVRNGLLVAATLVAARRLWRRTVTEPGRPEQPVPVRPVPGRGSAPADDVSRDGTADTPASAP from the coding sequence ATGACGGCAGCAGGCGGCACCGGCAGATTTCTCGCACCCGTGGCGGTGTGGACCCTCACCAGGGCCGTGTTGCTGCTCTGTGTCCTGAAGGTCATCACGGTGCCGGGCCCGGACGTGACGAGCGACGTCTCGATGATCTACCACGGCTGGTCCGAGGTGCTGAAGAGCGGTACGTACCCGCAGTCCGACGTCACCTGGCAGTACCCGCCCGTCGCGGCGCTCGCCATCCTCTCCCCCGCGCTGCTGCCGTTCCTGGACTACACCTCGGCCTTCTTCGTCCTCGTGTGCCTGTGCGACGCGCTGGTGCTGGGCCTGCTGCTGTACGCGGGCCGGCAGGCCGGCGGACGGACGGCGGGCGGCTGGGTCTGGGTGGCGGGGGTGCCGCTGCTCGGCACGACCGCGTACGCCCGCTACGACGTGATGGTGACGGCGGTCGCGGTGGCGGCGCTGCTGGCGGGGGCGCGGCATCCGCGGGTGCTGGGGGCGCTGGCCGCCTTCGGTGCGTTGCTGAAGGTGTGGCCGGTGCTGCTGCTCGTCGGCACGGCGCGCGGGGAACACACCCGCCGCTCGTGGACGGCGGCCGCGGTGACGGCGGCCGGTCTGCTGGTGGCGAGTGCGGCGGCGATGCCGGGCGCGCTGGCCTTTCTGGGCTTCCAGCGCGACCGGGGCACCGAGGTCGAGTCGCTGGGCGCGTTGGTGTTCCATGTGGCGCGGCAGTTCGGCTGGCAGGGCCGGGTGGAGCTGAACTACGGATCGCTGGAGTTCCTCGGTCCGCACGTACCGCTGGTGAGCACGCTGGCCCTCGGTCTGAGCCTGATCGCCTGCGGCTGGCTGGTGGTGTGGCGGCTGCGGGCCCGCACGACCGGGGCGAGCACCACGGCCGACGCGGCGTTCACCGCGGTCCTGCTGTTCACGACCACCAGCCGGGTGATCAGCCCCCAGTACATGCTGTGGCTGGTCGGTCTCGCTGCGGTCTGCCTGGTCTTCCGGTCCGGCCGGATGGGATTGCCGGCCGGATTGGTGCTGGCGGCGACGGGCGTCACGCAGCTGGAGTTCCCGCTCGGGTTCATCCACGTGGTGACCAGCGACGCAACGGGCGTGACGCTGATGTTCGTACGCAACGGCCTGCTGGTCGCGGCGACCCTGGTCGCCGCGAGGCGGCTGTGGCGGCGGACGGTGACCGAGCCGGGGAGGCCGGAGCAGCCGGTGCCGGTCCGGCCCGTCCCCGGTCGCGGGTCCGCACCGGCCGACGACGTCAGCCGAGACGGGACCGCAGATACTCCCGCCAGCGCGCCGTGA
- a CDS encoding glycosyltransferase family 4 protein, whose product MDKTLIVTNDFPPRPGGIQAFLHNMALRLDPGQVVVYASTWKRSPEGVAATAAFDAEQPFTVVRDRTTMLLPTPRVTRRAVELLRAHDCTSVWFGAAAPLGLMAPALRKAGARRLVATAHGHEAAWAQLPASRQLLRRIGEGTDTITYLGEYTRSRIAAALTPEAAGRMVQLPPGVDEKIFHPNSGGDRVRARLGLTDRPVVVCVSRLVPRKGQDTLILAMPAILAREPDAVLLIVGGGPYAKELKKLAEETGVSDSVRFTGPVPWEELPAHYGAGDVFAMPCRTRRGGLDVEGLGIVYLEASATGLPVVAGDSGGAPDAVLDGETGWVVRGGSVEESADRIATLLGDPELRQRMGERGRAWVEEKWRWDLLAERLRTLL is encoded by the coding sequence ATGGACAAGACCCTGATCGTCACCAATGACTTTCCGCCCCGACCCGGCGGTATCCAGGCATTTCTGCACAATATGGCGCTACGCCTGGACCCCGGACAAGTTGTCGTCTACGCCTCCACCTGGAAGCGGAGCCCCGAGGGCGTCGCGGCCACCGCCGCGTTCGATGCCGAGCAGCCGTTCACCGTCGTCCGTGACCGTACGACGATGCTGCTGCCGACCCCCCGGGTGACCCGGCGCGCGGTCGAGTTGCTGCGCGCACACGACTGCACATCCGTCTGGTTCGGCGCCGCCGCCCCCCTGGGGCTGATGGCACCGGCGCTGCGGAAGGCCGGCGCCCGGCGGCTGGTCGCGACGGCGCACGGGCACGAGGCGGCCTGGGCCCAACTGCCCGCGTCCCGGCAGCTGTTGCGCCGGATCGGGGAGGGCACGGACACCATCACGTACCTCGGCGAGTACACCCGCTCCAGGATCGCGGCCGCGCTCACCCCCGAGGCCGCGGGCCGCATGGTCCAACTGCCGCCCGGCGTCGACGAGAAGATCTTCCATCCGAACTCCGGCGGGGACCGGGTCCGGGCCCGGCTCGGGCTCACCGACCGGCCCGTCGTGGTCTGCGTGTCGCGGCTCGTGCCCCGCAAGGGACAGGACACCCTGATCCTCGCGATGCCCGCGATCCTGGCACGCGAGCCGGACGCCGTACTGCTGATCGTCGGTGGCGGACCGTACGCCAAGGAGCTGAAGAAGCTGGCCGAGGAGACGGGCGTCAGCGACTCCGTACGGTTCACCGGACCGGTGCCGTGGGAGGAGCTGCCCGCCCACTACGGCGCGGGTGACGTCTTCGCCATGCCGTGCCGCACCCGCCGCGGCGGCCTCGACGTCGAGGGCCTCGGCATCGTCTACCTGGAGGCGTCCGCGACCGGACTGCCGGTGGTGGCGGGCGACTCGGGCGGCGCTCCCGACGCCGTACTGGACGGCGAGACCGGCTGGGTGGTGCGGGGCGGCTCCGTGGAGGAGTCCGCCGACCGGATCGCCACCCTGCTCGGTGACCCCGAGCTGCGGCAGCGGATGGGGGAGCGGGGCCGGGCCTGGGTCGAGGAGAAGTGGCGCTGGGACCTGCTGGCGGAGCGGCTCAGAACGCTGCTGTGA
- a CDS encoding long-chain fatty acid--CoA ligase: MREFSLPALYEVPSDGNLTDLIRRNAAQHPDVAVMSRKVAGVWTDVTATQFLAEVRAAAKGLIAAGIEPGDRVALMSRTRFEWVLLDFAIWSAGAVTVPVYETSSAEQVQWILGDSGAVAALVESDAHAESVSSVRDRLPGLRNVWQIDKGAVDELTTAGIQVSEETVDLRSASARADDPATIVYTSGTTGRPKGCVLTHRSFFAECGNVVERLRPLFRTGECSVLLFLPAAHVFGRLVEVASVMAPIKLGCVPDIKNLTDELASFRPTLILGVPRVFEKVYNSARAKAQADGKGKIFDKAANTAIAYSRALGTPEGPSIGLKFKHKVFDRLVFSKLRAVLGGRGEYAISGGAPLGERLGHFYRGIGFTVLEGYGLTETCAATAFNPWDRQKIGTVGQPLPGSVVRIADDGEVLLHGEHLFAGYWNNEAATAEALADGWFHTGDIGTLDEDGYLAITGRKKEIIVTAGGKNVAPAVIEDRIRSHALVAECMVVGDGRPFVGALITLDEEFLGHWADEHGKPAGSTAVSLREDPELLAEVQRAVDDGNAAVSKAESVRKFRILASQFTEEAGHITPSLKLKRNVVAKDFADEVESIYQR; this comes from the coding sequence TTGCGCGAGTTCAGCCTTCCGGCCCTGTACGAGGTCCCCTCGGACGGCAACCTGACGGATCTCATCCGCCGCAATGCCGCGCAGCATCCCGACGTCGCGGTGATGAGCCGCAAAGTGGCAGGCGTCTGGACCGATGTGACCGCCACCCAGTTCCTGGCCGAGGTCAGAGCCGCCGCCAAAGGCCTGATCGCCGCGGGCATCGAGCCCGGTGACCGGGTCGCGCTCATGTCCCGTACCCGTTTCGAATGGGTCCTGCTCGACTTCGCGATCTGGAGCGCCGGGGCGGTCACCGTCCCGGTGTACGAGACGAGTTCCGCCGAGCAGGTCCAGTGGATCCTCGGCGACTCGGGAGCGGTCGCGGCCCTCGTCGAGAGCGACGCGCACGCCGAGTCCGTCAGCTCCGTGCGTGACCGGCTGCCCGGCCTGCGCAACGTCTGGCAGATCGACAAGGGCGCGGTCGACGAGCTGACCACGGCGGGCATCCAGGTCTCGGAGGAGACCGTCGACCTGCGCAGCGCGAGCGCCAGGGCCGACGACCCGGCGACCATCGTCTACACCTCGGGCACCACCGGCCGCCCCAAGGGCTGTGTGCTCACGCACCGCAGCTTCTTCGCGGAGTGCGGCAATGTGGTGGAGCGGCTCAGGCCTCTCTTCCGCACCGGCGAGTGTTCCGTTCTGCTCTTCCTGCCCGCGGCCCATGTGTTCGGGCGGCTGGTCGAGGTGGCGTCGGTGATGGCGCCCATCAAGCTCGGCTGCGTCCCCGACATCAAGAACCTCACCGATGAGCTGGCCTCGTTCCGGCCGACGCTGATCCTCGGTGTGCCGCGGGTCTTCGAGAAGGTCTACAACTCGGCGCGCGCCAAGGCGCAGGCCGACGGCAAGGGCAAGATCTTCGACAAGGCCGCGAACACGGCGATCGCGTACAGCCGCGCGCTGGGCACCCCCGAGGGCCCGTCCATCGGCCTGAAGTTCAAGCACAAGGTGTTCGACCGGCTGGTCTTCAGCAAGCTGCGGGCCGTGCTCGGTGGCCGCGGCGAGTACGCGATCTCCGGCGGCGCGCCGCTGGGCGAGCGGCTCGGCCACTTCTACCGCGGCATCGGCTTCACGGTGCTGGAGGGCTACGGCCTCACCGAGACGTGCGCGGCCACCGCCTTCAACCCGTGGGACCGGCAGAAGATCGGTACGGTCGGCCAGCCGCTGCCCGGATCGGTCGTCCGGATCGCCGACGACGGCGAGGTGCTGCTGCACGGCGAGCACCTGTTCGCGGGCTACTGGAACAACGAGGCGGCGACGGCCGAGGCGCTGGCCGACGGCTGGTTCCACACGGGCGACATCGGCACCCTCGACGAGGACGGTTATCTCGCGATCACCGGCCGCAAGAAGGAGATCATCGTCACGGCGGGAGGCAAGAACGTCGCACCCGCGGTGATCGAGGACCGGATCCGCAGCCACGCCCTCGTCGCCGAGTGCATGGTGGTCGGCGACGGACGGCCGTTCGTCGGTGCGCTGATCACCCTGGACGAGGAGTTCCTCGGCCACTGGGCCGATGAGCACGGCAAGCCGGCCGGCTCGACGGCGGTGTCGCTGCGTGAGGACCCGGAGCTGCTGGCCGAGGTGCAGCGGGCGGTGGACGACGGCAACGCGGCGGTGTCCAAGGCGGAGTCCGTGCGTAAGTTCCGCATCCTCGCCTCGCAGTTCACCGAGGAGGCGGGCCACATCACGCCGTCGCTGAAGCTGAAGCGGAATGTGGTGGCGAAGGACTTCGCGGACGAGGTCGAGTCCATCTACCAGCGCTGA
- a CDS encoding metallophosphoesterase, which translates to MRAGPNSRDVATARRTRIHVVSDVHGNTEALARAGDGADALICLGDLVLFLDYADHSRGIFPDLFGVENADRIVELRTARRFEEARDFGRRLWAGLDRNAAIVGAVRKQYAELFDALPTPTYATYGNVDIPGLWPEYARPGTTVLDGERVEIGGRVFGFVGGGLQTPMRTPYEISDEAYAAKVEAIGEVDVLCTHIPPDVPELTYDTVARRFERGSRALLDAIRRSRPRYALFGHVHQPLVRRMRIGATECVNVGHFASTGRPWALEW; encoded by the coding sequence ATGCGAGCCGGACCGAACAGCCGTGATGTTGCCACCGCACGTCGTACCCGCATCCACGTGGTCAGTGACGTGCATGGGAACACCGAAGCGCTGGCCCGCGCCGGGGACGGTGCGGACGCGCTCATCTGTCTCGGTGACCTGGTGCTCTTCCTCGACTACGCCGACCACTCACGCGGTATCTTCCCCGATCTCTTCGGTGTCGAGAACGCCGACCGGATCGTCGAACTGCGCACCGCCCGCCGCTTCGAGGAGGCCCGGGACTTCGGGCGTCGTCTCTGGGCGGGCCTGGACCGCAATGCCGCCATCGTCGGCGCGGTGCGCAAGCAGTACGCCGAGTTGTTCGACGCGCTGCCCACTCCCACGTACGCCACCTACGGCAATGTCGACATCCCCGGTCTCTGGCCCGAGTACGCCCGCCCCGGCACCACCGTCCTGGACGGTGAACGCGTCGAGATCGGAGGCCGGGTCTTCGGCTTCGTCGGCGGCGGACTGCAGACCCCGATGCGCACCCCGTACGAGATCAGTGACGAGGCGTACGCCGCCAAGGTCGAGGCGATCGGCGAGGTGGACGTCCTGTGCACGCACATCCCGCCCGACGTGCCGGAACTGACGTACGACACGGTGGCGCGCCGCTTCGAGCGCGGCAGCCGGGCCCTGCTCGACGCGATCCGCCGGTCCCGCCCCCGGTACGCGCTTTTCGGCCATGTCCACCAGCCGCTGGTCCGCCGGATGCGGATCGGTGCCACCGAATGTGTGAACGTCGGGCACTTCGCCTCGACCGGCCGGCCGTGGGCCCTGGAGTGGTGA
- a CDS encoding SRPBCC family protein: protein MAEHTSSSITIEAAPADVMGVIADFDRYPEWTGEVKEAEILAKDDNGRAEKVRLVLDAGAIKDDHTLAYTWIGEHEVSWTLVKSQMLRAIDGSYALAPIGDGSRTEVTYRLTVDVKIPMLGMIKRKAEKVIIDRALAGLKKRVESVPQG, encoded by the coding sequence ATGGCTGAACACACCAGCTCGAGCATCACGATCGAGGCGGCACCGGCCGACGTCATGGGCGTGATCGCCGACTTCGACCGTTACCCGGAGTGGACCGGCGAGGTCAAGGAGGCCGAAATCCTTGCCAAGGACGACAACGGCCGCGCCGAGAAGGTGCGCCTCGTCCTCGATGCCGGTGCGATCAAGGACGACCACACCCTCGCGTACACCTGGATCGGGGAGCACGAGGTCAGCTGGACCCTGGTCAAGTCCCAGATGCTGCGCGCCATCGACGGCTCCTACGCGCTGGCCCCGATCGGTGACGGCAGCCGAACCGAGGTCACCTACCGGCTGACCGTCGACGTCAAGATCCCGATGCTCGGCATGATCAAGCGCAAGGCCGAGAAGGTCATCATCGACCGCGCACTGGCCGGTCTGAAGAAGCGCGTCGAGTCCGTTCCGCAGGGCTGA
- a CDS encoding ArsA family ATPase, with the protein MRTVLVTGPGGAGRTTVAAATALAAARRGSRTLLLSADAIPGFPDATEPTEVTEGLRFARVDSGEHFRAELLALQDQASPVLDLLGGNRLDAEELTELPGSGQLALLHTLRRAAEGDWSHDGHELLVVDLPPLREALAVLALPEQLRRYLRRLLPPERQAARALRPMLAQLAGVPMPAQWLYETAARRDAELAAVQTLIEDRGTTVRLVAEPGPAAEDALRAARTALALHGLRVDTLTVNRVLPRHSSDPWFAALAAQQEKCVDHWYEEWAPATSLCEVPHLGRDPQGLDDLTLLDTGANRTAFEAAGTGGGRFEGDGLAVEPADRTAGRADNPWWIEGPSAPDGPDGVLVWCLPLPGAVKEELQLVRRGDELLLTVGPFRRIVELESGLRRCTVSGAALTDGVLRVRFTPDPGLWPRTS; encoded by the coding sequence GTGCGTACGGTCCTCGTCACCGGCCCCGGCGGCGCCGGCCGTACCACCGTCGCGGCGGCGACCGCGCTGGCCGCCGCCCGCCGCGGCAGCCGCACGCTGCTGCTGTCCGCCGACGCCATACCCGGCTTCCCCGACGCCACGGAACCCACCGAGGTCACCGAAGGACTCCGGTTCGCCCGCGTCGACTCCGGCGAGCACTTCCGCGCCGAACTCCTGGCCCTCCAGGACCAGGCGTCCCCGGTACTGGACCTCCTCGGCGGCAACCGGCTCGACGCCGAGGAGCTGACCGAACTCCCCGGCAGCGGCCAACTCGCCCTGCTGCACACCCTGCGCCGCGCCGCCGAGGGCGACTGGTCGCACGACGGCCACGAGCTTCTCGTCGTCGACCTCCCGCCGCTGCGCGAAGCCCTCGCCGTCCTCGCCCTGCCCGAGCAGCTGCGCCGCTATCTGCGTCGCCTGCTGCCCCCGGAGCGCCAGGCCGCCCGCGCTCTGCGCCCGATGCTGGCACAGCTCGCCGGCGTTCCGATGCCCGCCCAGTGGCTTTACGAGACCGCCGCCCGACGCGACGCCGAGCTGGCCGCCGTCCAGACGCTGATCGAGGACCGGGGCACCACGGTCCGTCTCGTCGCCGAACCCGGACCCGCCGCCGAGGACGCCCTGCGCGCAGCCCGCACCGCACTCGCCCTGCACGGGCTGCGCGTCGACACCCTCACCGTCAACCGGGTGCTGCCCCGTCACTCGTCCGACCCGTGGTTCGCCGCGCTCGCCGCACAGCAGGAGAAGTGCGTCGACCACTGGTACGAGGAGTGGGCGCCCGCCACCTCCCTGTGCGAGGTGCCCCACCTCGGCCGGGACCCGCAGGGACTCGACGACCTCACTCTTCTCGACACCGGGGCGAACCGCACCGCCTTCGAGGCGGCGGGCACCGGGGGAGGCCGCTTCGAGGGCGACGGGCTCGCCGTCGAACCCGCCGACCGGACGGCCGGGCGTGCCGACAACCCCTGGTGGATCGAGGGCCCGAGCGCCCCGGACGGCCCCGATGGGGTCCTGGTCTGGTGCCTGCCGCTGCCCGGAGCCGTCAAGGAGGAGCTCCAGCTGGTGCGGCGCGGCGACGAATTGCTGCTGACCGTCGGCCCGTTCCGGCGGATCGTGGAGCTGGAGTCCGGGCTGCGCCGCTGCACGGTCTCCGGCGCGGCGCTCACCGACGGTGTGCTGCGCGTCCGCTTCACCCCGGACCCGGGCCTGTGGCCGCGGACATCCTGA
- a CDS encoding DUF5304 domain-containing protein, with protein sequence MSEATDRPVDDDAWAKACAEDLEAEKARRRAQHGPPPGSAAEELRKLVDAVADKVAGLQSPLFGVAAQGAVQQVIKQAKSVVEPVIERNPDVFDHIAAAGSELLAAYRSAVEGQERRWTQGASDPGSPSKKADDPTDPRDGGTGGGEHIDLD encoded by the coding sequence ATGAGCGAAGCCACCGATCGTCCCGTCGACGACGACGCGTGGGCGAAGGCCTGCGCCGAGGATCTCGAAGCGGAGAAGGCCCGCCGTCGTGCCCAGCACGGCCCGCCGCCCGGCTCCGCCGCCGAAGAACTGCGCAAACTGGTCGATGCCGTGGCCGACAAGGTCGCCGGCCTCCAGTCCCCGCTGTTCGGCGTGGCCGCCCAGGGCGCCGTACAGCAGGTGATCAAGCAGGCGAAATCCGTCGTCGAGCCCGTCATCGAACGCAACCCCGATGTCTTCGACCACATCGCCGCGGCCGGCAGCGAACTCCTCGCCGCCTACCGCTCCGCCGTCGAGGGCCAGGAGCGTCGCTGGACCCAGGGCGCCTCCGACCCCGGCAGCCCCTCGAAGAAGGCCGACGACCCCACCGACCCGCGCGACGGCGGCACCGGCGGGGGCGAACACATCGACCTGGACTGA
- a CDS encoding ROK family glucokinase, translated as MGLTIGVDIGGTKIAAGVVDEEGRILSMFKVPTPPTAEGIVDAIASAVAGASEGHEVEAVGIGAAGYVDDKRATVLFAPNIDWRHEPLKDKVEQRVGLPVVVENDANAAAWGEYRFGAGQGHDDVICITLGTGLGGGIIIGNKLRRGRFGVAAEFGHIRVVPDGLLCGCGSQGCWEQYASGRALVRYAKQRANATPENATILLSLGDGTVDGIEGKHISQAARQGDAVAIDSFRELARWAGAGLADLASLFDPSAFIVGGGVSDEGELVLDPIRKSFRRWLIGGEWRPHAQVLAAQLGGKAGLVGAADLARQG; from the coding sequence ATGGGACTCACCATCGGCGTCGATATCGGCGGCACGAAGATCGCGGCTGGAGTGGTCGACGAAGAGGGCCGGATCCTCTCGATGTTCAAGGTGCCGACCCCTCCGACGGCTGAAGGCATCGTGGACGCGATCGCGTCGGCGGTAGCCGGCGCGAGCGAGGGACACGAGGTCGAAGCAGTCGGCATCGGCGCTGCCGGATACGTCGACGACAAGCGCGCCACGGTGCTGTTCGCGCCGAACATCGACTGGCGGCACGAGCCGCTCAAGGACAAGGTCGAGCAGCGCGTCGGCCTCCCGGTCGTCGTCGAGAACGACGCCAACGCCGCGGCCTGGGGCGAGTACCGCTTCGGCGCCGGCCAGGGCCACGACGACGTCATCTGCATCACGCTCGGCACCGGCCTGGGCGGCGGCATCATCATCGGCAACAAGCTGCGCCGCGGACGCTTCGGTGTGGCCGCCGAATTCGGCCACATCCGGGTCGTTCCGGACGGGCTGCTCTGCGGCTGCGGCAGCCAGGGCTGCTGGGAGCAGTACGCCTCCGGGCGTGCGCTCGTCCGCTATGCGAAGCAGCGCGCCAACGCCACCCCGGAGAACGCCACGATCCTGCTCAGCCTCGGCGACGGCACGGTGGACGGCATCGAGGGCAAGCACATCAGCCAGGCCGCCCGGCAGGGCGACGCGGTGGCGATCGACTCGTTCCGTGAGCTGGCCCGCTGGGCCGGCGCCGGACTCGCCGACCTCGCCTCGCTCTTCGACCCGTCCGCGTTCATCGTCGGCGGCGGCGTCTCCGACGAGGGCGAGCTCGTGCTCGACCCGATCCGCAAGTCGTTCCGGCGCTGGCTGATCGGCGGCGAATGGCGCCCGCACGCCCAGGTGCTCGCGGCCCAACTGGGCGGCAAGGCCGGACTGGTGGGCGCGGCGGACCTGGCCCGGCAGGGCTGA